From a single Candidatus Defluviilinea gracilis genomic region:
- the modB gene encoding molybdate ABC transporter permease subunit, whose protein sequence is MLGLFFLPLLAVFARSINAEFFDYAFSQQALNALKLSLATSTITTFCAILFGTPLAYILANWKIKLKSWLELLIDLPIVLPPSVAGLALLIAFGRRGVFGSTLDMFGISLPFTTAAVVMAQMFVAAPLYIRSARVGFTGIDKQLEEAANVEGANRWQMFREVMLPLTGKTLLSGAILTWTRALGEFGATILFAGNLEGVTQTMPMAIYLGFERDLGVALALAVVLVFVSIVLLALTRRLEKQERD, encoded by the coding sequence ATGCTGGGATTATTTTTCCTGCCGCTGTTGGCTGTTTTCGCGCGCTCGATCAACGCGGAGTTTTTTGATTATGCCTTTTCACAGCAAGCCCTGAACGCCTTGAAGTTAAGCCTGGCGACCAGCACGATCACAACTTTCTGCGCGATTCTGTTCGGCACGCCGCTGGCTTATATTCTTGCGAACTGGAAGATTAAATTGAAATCGTGGCTCGAACTGCTGATCGACCTGCCCATCGTTCTCCCGCCGTCGGTTGCGGGGCTGGCGTTGTTGATCGCATTCGGTCGGCGGGGGGTGTTCGGCTCGACCTTGGACATGTTCGGGATCTCGCTTCCATTCACGACGGCGGCGGTGGTGATGGCTCAAATGTTTGTCGCCGCGCCGTTATACATCCGCTCGGCGCGGGTGGGCTTCACGGGCATTGACAAGCAACTCGAGGAAGCCGCCAACGTGGAGGGCGCGAATCGCTGGCAGATGTTCCGCGAGGTGATGCTTCCGCTCACGGGGAAAACATTGCTGAGCGGCGCGATCCTCACGTGGACGCGCGCCCTCGGCGAATTCGGCGCGACGATTTTATTTGCGGGCAACTTGGAGGGCGTCACTCAAACCATGCCCATGGCGATCTATCTGGGATTTGAACGCGATCTTGGCGTTGCCCTCGCGCTGGCTGTCGTTCTTGTGTTTGTTTCGATCGTATTGCTTGCGCTTACCCGCCGGCTTGAAAAACAGGAACGCGATTGA
- a CDS encoding ABC transporter permease gives MPFDSEIFRVTALSLQISIFATLLSLLIGLPFGTWLALGSFRGRNLILSIINTGMALPPVVVGLVVAMMLWRSGPLGDWKLIYTPWAIVIAQVVIAAPVVTGLTAAALAALDPRLSQQLLGLGASRPQMIWFLWWEARLPLFAALMAGFGSVISEVGASMMVGGNIKGQTRVLTTAIVLETSKGEFESALALSALLLIITYLINLALTWIQQRGAKKG, from the coding sequence ATGCCCTTCGATTCCGAAATCTTCCGCGTCACTGCGCTGTCCCTGCAAATCTCCATCTTTGCCACGTTGTTGAGCCTGCTGATCGGCTTGCCCTTTGGCACGTGGCTGGCGCTGGGAAGTTTTCGCGGGCGCAATCTGATTCTCAGCATCATCAACACGGGCATGGCTCTCCCGCCTGTGGTGGTGGGGCTTGTTGTCGCGATGATGTTGTGGCGAAGCGGTCCGCTCGGGGATTGGAAATTGATTTACACGCCATGGGCGATCGTCATCGCGCAAGTGGTGATCGCCGCGCCCGTGGTCACCGGGTTAACTGCCGCCGCGTTGGCGGCGTTGGATCCGCGCCTGAGTCAACAACTGCTGGGACTCGGCGCCTCGCGCCCCCAAATGATCTGGTTCCTCTGGTGGGAGGCGCGACTCCCGCTTTTCGCCGCGCTGATGGCGGGCTTCGGTTCCGTGATCTCGGAGGTTGGCGCTTCGATGATGGTGGGCGGGAATATCAAGGGTCAAACGCGCGTGTTGACGACGGCGATCGTGTTGGAAACGTCGAAGGGCGAGTTTGAGAGCGCGTTGGCGTTATCTGCCTTGTTGCTCATCATTACCTACCTGATCAATCTTGCGCTGACGTGGATTCAACAGAGGGGAGCAAAGAAAGGATGA
- a CDS encoding ATP-binding cassette domain-containing protein — protein MKACPEFDRRDEKRREKELIEIRNLLVQRNGREVLNIDSLDIRRGETLGVVGPNGAGKSTLLLTLAQLLKPASGEIRFDGQSLREWNELEYRRRVSFVFQSPLLLDMTVAENVALGLRFRGASKDEAKAQAAKWMRSLGVESLAQRRAGQLSGGEAQRVSLARAFVLNPELLLLDEPFAALDPPTRATLIEDLSALLAENHRAAVFVTHNLNEAAKLCHRIAVIVSGSLRQAGTAKQIKSKPADETVRQFLSELTS, from the coding sequence ATGAAGGCTTGTCCTGAGTTTGATCGAAGGGATGAAAAGAGGAGAGAGAAAGAATTGATCGAGATTCGTAATTTGCTTGTGCAACGGAATGGGCGAGAGGTGTTGAATATTGACTCGCTCGATATTCGACGCGGCGAGACGCTGGGGGTTGTGGGCCCGAACGGGGCGGGGAAAAGCACGTTGTTGCTGACTCTGGCTCAATTGCTCAAACCTGCGAGCGGCGAGATTCGATTCGATGGACAATCGTTGCGCGAGTGGAATGAACTCGAATATCGCCGCAGGGTTTCGTTTGTATTCCAATCGCCGTTGTTATTGGATATGACGGTAGCGGAGAATGTTGCGTTGGGGTTGAGGTTCCGCGGCGCGTCGAAAGACGAGGCAAAGGCTCAGGCGGCGAAGTGGATGAGAAGCCTCGGGGTCGAGTCGCTTGCCCAACGGCGAGCCGGTCAACTGTCGGGGGGCGAAGCGCAGAGGGTGAGTCTGGCGCGGGCGTTTGTGTTGAATCCCGAACTCCTTCTGCTCGATGAGCCGTTTGCGGCGCTCGATCCGCCGACGCGCGCGACGTTGATCGAAGATTTGTCCGCGTTGCTGGCGGAGAATCATCGCGCGGCGGTTTTCGTCACGCATAATTTGAACGAGGCGGCGAAGTTGTGTCATCGTATTGCCGTGATCGTGAGCGGGAGTTTGCGACAGGCGGGGACGGCGAAGCAGATCAAATCGAAGCCTGCGGATGAAACTGTGCGGCAGTTTTTGAGCGAATTAACCTCATAG
- a CDS encoding Rdx family protein yields the protein MGELLRHYEHVIEEIKLIPSDEGRFEVTVNGQLLFSKSQLHRHAEAGEVVELVRKLVGE from the coding sequence ATGGGTGAACTGCTCAGGCACTATGAGCATGTGATCGAGGAGATCAAGTTGATCCCTTCGGATGAGGGTCGCTTTGAAGTGACGGTCAATGGGCAGTTGTTGTTTTCGAAGTCGCAGTTGCATCGTCATGCCGAGGCGGGGGAAGTGGTGGAGTTGGTGAGGAAGTTGGTTGGAGAATAA
- the trpS gene encoding tryptophan--tRNA ligase, which yields MPKKGRVFSGARPTGRQHLGNYLGAIRNYVALQDDYDCVYCIVDVHALTTVETTHELKQNTIEMALDWLAAGIRPEETILFIQSHVPEVMELHTYLSMVTQMGKLTDLPTFKEKLAQQPENANYGLLGYPVLMTADIVLYKSDIVPVGIDQAPHLEFAREIVRSFNYRYNTKVLIEPQVKHTEVLKVLGIDGKAKMSKSLNNHIELAATPEETTARVKDMVTDPARVKRTDPGNPDVCNVFSMHKIFSPQDEVDMINVECRRAGIGCVDCKKRFAANLNKHLEPFRAKRAELASKPAYVTDVLNDGASRARVIAQETMVEVREAMALP from the coding sequence ATGCCAAAAAAGGGACGCGTATTTTCAGGAGCAAGACCGACAGGGCGGCAACACTTGGGGAATTATCTCGGCGCGATTCGGAATTACGTCGCGTTGCAGGACGACTACGATTGCGTCTATTGCATCGTGGATGTCCATGCGTTGACGACGGTGGAAACGACTCACGAGTTAAAACAAAACACCATCGAGATGGCGCTCGATTGGCTCGCGGCGGGGATTCGCCCTGAAGAGACGATCTTGTTCATCCAATCGCACGTCCCTGAAGTGATGGAACTTCACACGTATCTTTCGATGGTCACGCAGATGGGCAAACTCACCGACCTGCCGACCTTCAAAGAGAAGCTCGCCCAACAGCCCGAGAATGCCAACTACGGCTTGCTCGGCTATCCCGTCCTCATGACCGCCGACATCGTTCTGTATAAATCCGACATCGTTCCCGTCGGCATCGATCAGGCTCCGCATTTGGAATTTGCGCGCGAGATCGTCCGTTCGTTCAATTATCGCTACAACACAAAAGTGTTGATCGAGCCGCAGGTGAAGCATACCGAGGTGCTGAAAGTGTTGGGCATTGACGGCAAAGCGAAGATGAGCAAGAGTTTGAACAATCACATCGAACTCGCCGCCACACCCGAAGAGACAACCGCGCGCGTGAAGGATATGGTCACTGACCCCGCGCGCGTCAAACGCACCGACCCAGGCAACCCCGACGTGTGCAACGTCTTCTCGATGCACAAGATTTTTTCGCCGCAAGATGAAGTGGATATGATCAACGTCGAGTGCCGCCGCGCGGGCATTGGATGCGTGGACTGCAAGAAACGCTTCGCCGCGAACTTGAATAAGCACCTCGAACCTTTCCGCGCCAAACGCGCCGAACTCGCTTCAAAACCCGCCTATGTGACGGATGTGCTGAACGATGGGGCTTCGCGCGCCCGTGTGATTGCGCAGGAGACGATGGTTGAGGTGAGAGAGGCGATGGCGTTGCCGTGA
- a CDS encoding D-tyrosyl-tRNA(Tyr) deacylase codes for MRALIQRVSHASVTVDQQTISSIGKGLLILLGVGHGDGEEQANFLAEKTANLRIFEDEQGKTNLSILDVKGEAIVVSQFTLYANTQKGRRPSFIEAALPDVAEPLVNRFIELLRGHGVPTQTGKFGAHMEVEIHNDGPVTIWLEK; via the coding sequence ATGAGAGCATTAATCCAGCGCGTTTCCCATGCTAGCGTAACCGTAGACCAGCAAACCATTTCCTCCATCGGGAAAGGTTTGCTGATCTTGTTGGGGGTTGGGCACGGAGATGGGGAGGAGCAGGCAAACTTCCTTGCCGAGAAGACCGCCAACTTGCGTATCTTTGAAGATGAACAGGGGAAAACGAATTTATCCATTTTGGATGTGAAGGGGGAAGCAATTGTAGTTTCGCAGTTTACGTTGTACGCAAATACCCAAAAGGGACGCCGACCTTCATTCATTGAAGCCGCCTTACCCGATGTCGCTGAACCGCTGGTGAATCGATTTATCGAGTTATTGCGCGGACACGGCGTCCCGACTCAAACGGGAAAATTCGGCGCGCACATGGAAGTGGAAATTCACAACGACGGCCCCGTCACGATCTGGTTGGAAAAATGA
- a CDS encoding nitroreductase family deazaflavin-dependent oxidoreductase: MTLQPNAFQKMTHRFLMLKPVSRLLSKILYRADNLLLWASKGKLTLTRIVGLCVIQLTTKGAKTGKLRAMPLISFPDGEKLALIASYFGGEHNPGWYYNLKANPECEVRINGRIGKYIARESFDEEREKYFQMANSFYEGYGKYRERAAHRHIPVMVLEPKDSLTTKDTKITKDSLS; the protein is encoded by the coding sequence ATGACTCTCCAGCCCAACGCGTTCCAAAAAATGACGCATCGTTTTTTGATGCTCAAGCCTGTTTCAAGGCTTTTGTCGAAAATTTTGTATCGTGCCGATAATTTGTTGTTGTGGGCAAGCAAAGGGAAACTTACGCTCACTCGCATTGTGGGGCTGTGCGTTATCCAGTTGACGACGAAGGGCGCGAAGACGGGAAAACTACGAGCCATGCCGTTGATCAGTTTTCCAGACGGCGAGAAGCTCGCGTTGATCGCGTCCTATTTTGGCGGGGAGCATAACCCGGGCTGGTATTACAACTTGAAGGCAAACCCCGAGTGCGAAGTGCGGATCAATGGCAGGATCGGAAAATACATCGCGCGCGAGTCGTTTGATGAAGAACGCGAGAAATATTTTCAGATGGCAAATTCTTTTTACGAGGGATATGGAAAATATCGTGAACGCGCCGCGCATCGGCATATCCCCGTGATGGTGTTGGAGCCGAAAGATTCTCTCACCACGAAGGACACAAAGATCACGAAGGATTCATTGTCGTAA
- a CDS encoding helix-turn-helix domain-containing protein has translation MKKYHLQITEAERASLNRWLKNPPKPYLRERARAILLVADGQEGQAVAKHLRVRVHRTTIGEWVKRFQAEGVAGLKIKTGRGRKPIFFPAHRAGASRGGARLAPHTV, from the coding sequence ATGAAAAAGTATCATCTCCAAATCACAGAGGCGGAGCGAGCCAGTCTGAACCGCTGGCTAAAGAACCCTCCCAAGCCGTATTTGCGAGAGCGTGCCCGTGCGATTTTGCTGGTGGCAGACGGTCAGGAAGGGCAGGCAGTGGCCAAACACTTGCGGGTTCGCGTGCATCGTACCACGATTGGCGAGTGGGTCAAACGCTTTCAAGCCGAGGGTGTGGCCGGGTTGAAAATCAAAACAGGTCGAGGTCGAAAGCCAATCTTTTTCCCCGCCCACAGAGCAGGTGCAAGCCGAGGTGGAGCGCGTCTTGCACCGCACACCGTATGA
- a CDS encoding IS630 family transposase — MAWLQGCSVPGIYKVLKRLGFSRKQALGFIHSPDPAYQAKWKRILQAFEEAAHHPQTTVILFMDELTYFRRPAKAPTYHAHGKTQPKAMDAPQYNAQTRVVAVLNGITGRVTYLQRTKIGKKELPRFYAQVRAAYPQAQRIYLAQDNWPVHKLPAVLEALHAQQLTPLLFPTYASWLNPIEKLWKWLKQEVLHLHRWADQVNQLRFQVLAFLDRFSHGSEPLLRYTGLMSE, encoded by the coding sequence TTGGCTTGGTTGCAAGGCTGTAGTGTACCTGGCATTTACAAAGTTTTGAAACGTCTGGGCTTTAGCCGCAAACAAGCTTTGGGATTCATCCACAGCCCAGATCCAGCGTACCAAGCCAAATGGAAAAGGATTTTGCAGGCGTTTGAAGAAGCAGCGCACCACCCGCAGACTACGGTGATCTTGTTCATGGATGAACTGACTTACTTTCGTCGTCCCGCAAAAGCGCCAACCTATCATGCGCATGGCAAAACCCAACCCAAGGCCATGGATGCACCCCAGTACAATGCACAAACCAGAGTGGTCGCTGTTTTGAACGGGATCACGGGTCGGGTGACTTATTTGCAACGCACCAAGATCGGCAAAAAGGAACTTCCCCGCTTCTATGCCCAAGTGCGCGCCGCTTATCCGCAGGCGCAACGCATCTATCTGGCTCAAGATAATTGGCCGGTTCACAAACTGCCCGCAGTTCTCGAAGCCTTGCATGCTCAGCAACTTACACCCCTGTTGTTCCCGACTTACGCCTCCTGGCTCAATCCCATTGAAAAATTATGGAAATGGCTGAAGCAGGAAGTGTTACACCTCCATCGCTGGGCAGACCAAGTGAACCAATTGCGATTTCAGGTCCTTGCTTTTCTCGACCGTTTCTCTCACGGTTCTGAACCGCTCTTACGCTATACCGGCCTTATGTCAGAGTAA
- a CDS encoding DPP IV N-terminal domain-containing protein, whose amino-acid sequence MRNLLGLNVVLTIILLLTACSQTSQSSSTVVPSFVRPTITPAAIPSPFSTLSVEITPTQVFVPPTLIPTIDPAVVPELLSKAFFIQFLDGPNGHNIRQITGWDYGLGGGYRFSCPPFQWMDEQHLLLFPATGQVYDSAYITGVNIVHQPVIINFESGHTWLPYVNQVASPLSCNGVYWSKELGMVLRPGNNSSAYDYNDRPAIFTYTLDGQDINHYWGKLLTISPSGTKILVDDDTVIDLTSNKIIELAWYMNYDSGTSRFFWSSDETRIYRCCHQYADITTGRSYSFDVTELRSTNGEPARSTMLPFTKGQWVRNDTFFLVEWSWIDDGDIRYLPMFDPARKIIYDVRAMAGISEDLTCPETSTSPTGEYVWIMCYGGDYLVNLFNFESTAYPGYSQMEINWSADGQSAWLNDFINDKIELLSLSNKELTTLSPYQVTELSFRWHPIGGYLASLSTDNQVLEILNSKTMSTEKLVLPLSFRDLIWSPTGEKIALVAVDGSLWQVDFPTLENLEQLTSSFTDVQDAHWSPDGNSIAIVSGSNIYIVEITK is encoded by the coding sequence ATGAGGAATCTTCTTGGCTTAAATGTAGTTCTCACGATAATCCTGTTATTGACCGCATGCAGTCAAACCTCACAGTCGAGCTCCACTGTCGTACCTTCGTTCGTCAGACCAACAATTACTCCTGCCGCCATTCCTTCCCCATTCTCCACACTTTCTGTTGAAATCACTCCAACTCAAGTCTTTGTTCCTCCCACGCTCATACCGACTATTGATCCCGCTGTAGTGCCGGAGTTATTGAGTAAGGCATTTTTCATCCAATTCCTTGATGGACCGAATGGTCACAACATACGACAGATCACGGGCTGGGATTATGGTTTGGGCGGAGGATATAGGTTTAGTTGCCCCCCATTTCAATGGATGGACGAGCAACATCTGCTTCTTTTTCCAGCAACTGGGCAGGTTTACGATTCTGCTTATATAACCGGCGTGAATATAGTTCATCAACCAGTTATTATTAATTTTGAAAGCGGGCATACATGGCTGCCATATGTAAACCAAGTTGCATCGCCACTTTCTTGCAATGGCGTGTATTGGTCGAAGGAACTTGGCATGGTTTTAAGACCCGGAAATAACAGCTCCGCCTATGATTACAATGACAGACCAGCTATATTCACTTATACCCTTGATGGACAGGATATTAATCATTATTGGGGAAAGCTCCTTACTATATCGCCAAGTGGGACGAAAATTCTTGTTGATGATGATACAGTCATCGACCTCACTAGCAATAAAATAATTGAACTAGCATGGTACATGAATTACGATTCAGGAACATCAAGATTTTTCTGGTCATCGGACGAAACTCGCATCTATCGGTGTTGTCATCAATATGCCGATATAACCACTGGGAGGAGCTATAGTTTTGATGTGACAGAATTGCGCAGCACAAACGGAGAACCTGCACGTTCTACTATGCTTCCATTTACCAAAGGTCAATGGGTACGAAACGATACTTTTTTTCTCGTCGAATGGAGCTGGATCGATGATGGAGATATTCGATATCTTCCTATGTTTGATCCAGCGAGGAAGATAATTTACGATGTAAGAGCGATGGCAGGAATTTCAGAAGATTTGACCTGCCCAGAAACTTCAACCTCTCCCACTGGTGAATATGTATGGATTATGTGTTATGGAGGGGATTATTTGGTCAATCTGTTCAATTTTGAGAGCACCGCCTATCCCGGATATTCACAAATGGAAATCAACTGGTCAGCAGATGGTCAATCTGCATGGTTAAATGACTTCATAAACGATAAAATCGAATTACTTTCTCTCTCAAACAAGGAGCTAACAACCTTATCACCTTATCAAGTTACCGAACTTTCCTTCCGTTGGCATCCAATAGGTGGGTATCTCGCTTCTTTGTCAACAGATAATCAGGTTTTGGAAATATTAAATTCTAAAACCATGTCTACTGAAAAACTGGTTCTGCCTCTTTCCTTTCGCGATTTGATCTGGAGCCCAACTGGTGAAAAAATCGCTCTTGTAGCTGTGGATGGTAGTTTATGGCAAGTTGATTTTCCAACATTGGAAAATTTAGAACAACTAACTTCATCATTCACTGACGTCCAAGATGCGCACTGGTCACCTGATGGCAATTCCATTGCCATTGTTAGCGGATCAAATATTTACATCGTAGAAATCACAAAATAA
- a CDS encoding FAD-dependent oxidoreductase, whose amino-acid sequence MTNPYHVAVIGAGSAGLFGARELAAQGVHVSLFNRDIKPGGLAEYGIYPEKHTMKEGLRKQFRHVLDMPNIDYYGNITFGTRGDLTLAGLRSLGFDAVLVTVGAQGTKSLNLPGENLEGVYHAKDVVYYYNRLPPYSQWRFRFGKRCAIIGAGNVMVDIARHLINEYKAEVVTSVVRRGPAEVNFTKEEMKHLISYLDLNEFEREMARVLPALQAINQDPEIGRHKVLDSLTKADPKTDNASFHFDFLASPVGMIGENGKLTHLEVEDNILIEKDGKTSAKGAGTKRMIPLDTVIFAIGDQVDESFGLPTEWGEFVKTPNPRFPVDGLSYESPIEGVFVGGWSRKASSGLVGIARKDGTNAAKVILQYLGTKQAGELDVSALEEKLKSLGKPVVLKEHVKKLEAIELEEAKKRGIEEFKFDSNEEMLKAVGLG is encoded by the coding sequence GTGACCAACCCATACCATGTCGCCGTGATCGGCGCGGGATCGGCGGGGCTGTTCGGGGCGCGTGAGTTAGCCGCGCAGGGAGTCCATGTATCACTCTTCAACCGCGACATCAAACCGGGCGGACTCGCCGAGTATGGCATTTACCCTGAAAAACATACGATGAAAGAGGGACTGCGCAAGCAGTTTCGGCATGTCTTGGATATGCCCAACATCGATTATTACGGAAACATCACGTTCGGGACGCGGGGCGACCTGACTCTCGCTGGGTTGCGTTCCCTCGGCTTCGACGCGGTTCTGGTGACGGTGGGCGCGCAGGGCACCAAGTCGTTGAACCTGCCGGGCGAGAACCTCGAAGGCGTGTATCACGCCAAAGATGTTGTGTATTATTACAATCGTCTCCCGCCGTACAGCCAGTGGCGCTTCCGCTTTGGGAAGCGATGCGCCATCATCGGCGCGGGCAACGTGATGGTGGACATTGCCCGTCACCTCATCAACGAATATAAAGCGGAGGTGGTCACGTCGGTGGTGCGGCGCGGACCGGCCGAGGTTAACTTTACAAAAGAAGAAATGAAGCATTTGATCTCGTATCTCGACCTGAATGAGTTCGAGCGCGAAATGGCGCGCGTTCTGCCCGCTTTGCAAGCCATCAACCAGGATCCTGAAATTGGACGTCATAAAGTGTTGGATTCTCTCACAAAGGCTGATCCCAAAACCGATAACGCCTCATTCCATTTTGATTTTCTCGCTTCGCCGGTAGGCATGATCGGCGAGAACGGCAAACTCACTCACCTGGAAGTGGAGGATAACATTCTCATCGAAAAAGACGGCAAGACCAGCGCCAAGGGCGCCGGCACGAAGCGTATGATTCCGCTTGACACCGTCATCTTCGCCATCGGCGATCAAGTGGATGAGTCGTTTGGTTTGCCGACGGAATGGGGCGAGTTCGTGAAGACTCCAAACCCGCGCTTTCCTGTGGACGGACTTTCGTATGAATCGCCGATCGAGGGCGTGTTCGTGGGCGGCTGGTCGCGCAAGGCAAGTTCGGGGCTGGTGGGCATCGCTCGCAAGGATGGCACGAATGCGGCGAAAGTGATCCTGCAATATTTGGGGACAAAGCAAGCAGGCGAACTGGATGTTTCTGCCTTGGAGGAAAAATTGAAGTCGCTCGGCAAGCCGGTCGTGTTGAAAGAACACGTCAAAAAACTGGAAGCGATCGAATTGGAAGAAGCCAAAAAACGCGGCATCGAGGAATTCAAGTTCGATAGTAATGAAGAGATGTTGAAAGCGGTGGGGTTGGGGTAA
- a CDS encoding insulinase family protein, with the protein MKNSLTETTLSNGLKVFLKEIHTAPIISSWLWYRVGSRDEVQGKTGISHWVEHMQFKGTPQFPANMLDKAISREGGAWNAMTYLDWTAYFETMPADKIDLSLRLEADRMTNSRFDLDEVASERTVIISEREGGENEPLFMLGEAVQQTAFRVHPYHHEVIGDMADLRAMTRDDLYNHYREFYAPNNAVMAVAGDFETDKMLARIRELYESIPAGKAPARVARPELPQNGEVRLSVEGPGSTSYVQACYRFPAASHPDFFPLTVLDSLLAGPSNLNMFGGGISNKTSRLYRALVDKEVAVSVHGGASATIDPFLYGITMTIHPKRKPEEALAALDKELKRAQEEKASKEEIVRAIKQARALFAYGSENITNQAFWMGYAEMFATYEWFQTYLDKLAKVTAKDIQRVANEYLKPQSRVVGTYVPLGGRSQ; encoded by the coding sequence ATGAAAAACTCGCTCACTGAAACCACCCTCTCCAACGGATTGAAAGTTTTCCTCAAAGAAATTCATACCGCGCCGATCATTTCTTCGTGGTTGTGGTATCGCGTCGGCTCGCGCGACGAAGTGCAGGGGAAAACCGGCATTTCGCACTGGGTCGAGCACATGCAATTCAAAGGCACGCCGCAATTTCCCGCCAACATGCTCGATAAAGCCATCTCGCGCGAAGGCGGCGCATGGAACGCCATGACCTATCTCGATTGGACGGCATACTTCGAAACCATGCCGGCCGACAAAATCGACCTGAGTTTACGTCTCGAAGCGGACCGCATGACAAACAGCCGATTCGACCTGGACGAAGTCGCCTCTGAACGCACGGTCATTATTTCTGAGCGCGAAGGCGGTGAAAACGAACCGCTCTTCATGCTCGGCGAAGCGGTGCAACAAACCGCCTTCCGCGTGCATCCCTACCATCACGAGGTTATCGGCGACATGGCTGACCTCCGCGCGATGACGCGCGACGATCTATACAATCACTACCGCGAATTCTACGCGCCCAACAACGCCGTGATGGCGGTGGCCGGCGATTTCGAAACCGACAAAATGCTGGCGCGCATCCGTGAACTCTACGAGTCGATCCCAGCTGGAAAAGCGCCGGCGCGCGTTGCCCGCCCTGAACTTCCGCAAAACGGGGAGGTGCGACTCAGCGTGGAGGGACCCGGTTCAACTTCGTACGTGCAGGCTTGTTACCGCTTCCCAGCCGCTTCACACCCCGACTTTTTCCCCCTCACCGTGCTGGACAGTTTGCTCGCGGGTCCCAGCAACCTCAACATGTTCGGCGGCGGCATCTCGAACAAAACCTCGCGCCTCTACCGCGCTCTTGTAGATAAAGAAGTCGCGGTCAGCGTTCACGGGGGCGCGTCCGCAACGATCGACCCGTTCTTGTATGGAATCACAATGACGATTCATCCCAAACGCAAACCGGAAGAAGCGCTTGCCGCGCTGGATAAGGAACTCAAACGCGCGCAAGAAGAGAAAGCTTCAAAAGAGGAAATCGTCCGCGCCATCAAACAAGCGCGCGCGTTATTCGCTTATGGAAGCGAGAACATCACCAATCAGGCATTCTGGATGGGCTACGCCGAAATGTTTGCCACGTATGAATGGTTCCAAACCTATCTCGATAAACTGGCAAAGGTCACCGCAAAGGATATTCAACGCGTGGCGAACGAATACTTGAAGCCTCAAAGCCGCGTCGTCGGAACGTATGTTCCTTTGGGCGGGAGGTCTCAATGA